The genomic interval GACTCAGAGCGAGAACACTCGCCGTGCTTTCTGCCAGTTCATCATGGACCCGATCTGCACTCTCTTCACCTCCATCATgaacgacgagaaggagaagtaCACCAAGATGCTTGGCAGCTTGGGCATTGAGCTCAAGGTGAGTTGTGGGCTAGCTGCTCAGGAGCAGCGCGTCAGTCAGATGCGGAAGCGGCCCCCCCCGAGCTGAGTCGCAGTTGCCTCGTTTTGGCTCTTTGCCCACTGGGAATGTCGTCCCCTGACTGGGCGCGGTCAGGTGTGCTTCCGTCGCCGTGTTTtgctgcgtttttttttcagggtGACGACAGGGACCTGACTGGCAAGGCGCTCCTGAAGCGTGTGATGCAGCTTTGGCTTCCGGCCGGTGACACTCTTCTGGAGATGGTTGTGCGCCACTTGCCTTCTCCGTTCGCGGCTCAGAAGTACAGAGTCGAGAACTTGTACGAGGGTCCGATGGACGACGAGGCTGCTCAGGGTATCCGCAACTGTGACCCCAACGCGCCTCTGATGATGTACGTCAGCAAAATGGTGCCGACCTCCGACAAAGGTCGTTTCTACGCCTTCGGTCGTGTGTTCTCTGGCACTGTCGCGACTGGCCAGAAGGTCCGCATCCAAGGCCCGCGCTACGTGCCTGGCGAGAAGACCGACTTGTACATCAAGAGCATTCAGCGCACCGTCATCATGATGGGGAAGTACGTCGAGCATGTCCAGGATGTGCCTTGTGGAAACACCTGCTGCCTGGTCGGTGTTGACCAGTACCTGCTCAAGTCCGGGACGCTGACGACTCTGGACACCGCTCACAACATTGCGGACATGAAGTACTCCGTGTCGCCCGTCGTGCGTGTGGCCGTGAAGCCGAAGGACAACAAGGAGCTGCCGAAGCTCGTGGAAGGTTTGAAGAAGCTGTCCAAGTCTGACCCGCTGGTCGTTTGCACAACCGAGGAGTCTGGTGAGCACATCATTGCCGGGTGCGGTGAGCTGCACGTCGAAATCTGCCTGAAGGATCTCCGCGACGAGTACGCACAGATCGACTTCACCGTCTCCGACCCCGTCGTCTCTTACCGTGAGACcgtctctgctccttctcaCATGACTTGCCTGTCCAAGTCGCCGAACAAGCACAACAGGCTGTACATGGTTGCCGAGCCGTTCCCCGACGGACTGGCGGACGCCATCGAGGCCGGCCAGGTCAACGCTCGCGACGACCCGAAGGAGCGCGCGAATGCCTTGGCTGAGAAGTTCGACTTCGACAAGAACGCAGCCCTCAAGATTTGGTGCTTCGGTCCCGAGACGACTGGCGCCAACATGCTCATTGATACCACTCAGGGAGTGCAGTACCTGAACGAAATTAAGGAGCACTGCAACTCGGCCTTCCAGTGGGCCAGCAAGGAAGGTGTGCTCTGCGAAGAGAACATGCGTGGCATCCGCTTCAACCTTACCGACGTCACCATGCACGCTGACGCTATTCACCGTGGCGCTGGCCAGATCATGCCCACTTGCCGTCGTGTCCTGTACGCCTGCCAGTTGGCGTCTGCTCCCCGTCTCCAGGAGCCCATGTTCTTGGTTGACATCACCTGTCCCCAGGACGCCGTCGGTGGTATCTATTCCACCCTCAACACCCGCAGAGGGCACGTTTTCCACGAGGAACAGCGCTCCGGTACTCCGCTTGTCGAAATCAAGGCGTACCTGCCCGTCGCCGAGTCCTTCGGTTTCACCACCGCCCTCCGTGCCGCCACTTCCGGACAGGCCTTCCCGCAGTGTGTGTTCGACCACTGGAGCACCCTCAACGGCGACCCTCTGGAGAAGGGCTCCAAGATGGAGGAGCTCGTCCACAACATCCGTACCCGCAAGAACCTGAAGCCTGAAATTCCGCCCTTCGAAAACTACTACGACAAGCTGTAAGGCGGATGTCCGTGAAGGTGGAGGGCACCCAGCCGAAGCGCGGCGCGGTGCGACGCACTGTCCCTACACTAAAGCCGAGTGTGTGGGAGACGGCATGCCTGTCAAGCGGTTCTTTGGGCAACTGCAAATGCCCTGGCCCTGTGGCGAGTTGGGGCCATGTAGTCGGCGTCGAATACCACGTGACCATCCATGTACTAGATCATTTGTTGATCTGTCGTCGCAAGGACCTCGCTGTGAGTCGTTGCTGGAGTCCTGTTTCTGTCGCACACGTATAGGTTTTGAAGCATCGTGAGCACGTATGGTGTGCCCAACCCGCAAGACGTGTCATGCGTTTGTACTTGTGGTGGGGGCGGAAAATGGTTTCTATGTACGCATATACGTGTATGTTtgtgtacatgtgtatacGTATGTGACACAAGTGCCTTGTATGTTTGTGGGGGCAGACTGACGATGCGTGAGACGCCTGGTTTCTCAAAGAGACAGCGTCTGGTGCACGAGTGATGCGCTCTTTATTCCTAAGTGTCGTTTACTGCGACCTCAACGCATTCGACCATGACGGTTATTTAGGCCTCCAGGACCACAGATTTGTTCAGAAGAAAGTCGTTTTTTACATTCTGCGCCGGTACTGCGCTTTTGCGAAGCTTTACATCGTACGCCTAGATCCACACCTACACGTGGGTACGCATTTACACAGTTTTTACCAACAGAATTGCTAGAAAGATCCCACTTGTCCATAGACCCCTCGCGGTGGCAACCAACGACCACACCGATGCGCCTTTTATGAGTGAAAATGAGGCAGGAGCAAGTGTCGCACAGAGTATCCCCGAAGCTTCGAACTGCTTCGTCGTCATTCCACAGTTTATGGTGGGTCCGGAGCCACAATTTCAAGATGAGTTACGCCTTTTCTAGTCAGCGGATCTGTGTTGACTATCTCGACTTCTTGCGATACCGACAGAAGAGTCCCGGTGTTCAGCGATACTATCTCGCTTACATTAGTAACAGCGTTCGTAGACAGCGACGACCACAGACAACACAACCAACTTTAGACGATACAATAAACATTTGTGTCGTGTTCATCTGTCGATTACACTGGTGCATGTGTGCTCGATCGAGTGCCGTGCGTAGAGAGTGTGTTTGAATGTCGTTGATCTAGGCGCTGTAAGTCTGCAGTGATAAATCTTTGCCAAAATAGTAAAGTAAAACAGTTCGTCCGCACGCGCGTGCAGCTCCCCTCTTACGCGTATGAATGTGGATGCGACACTTTAAATGTGTGGATGTATACATACGCATTCGTCTGCTTTTATCGTGGGTTCTGGTAGCAAGTCTTTACGCGACCCGCTAGCGCTGCGGCGATAGCTATTCGCGACTACCCGGTGCTCGCTTTCTCGGTTAGAATAGAGACGGATAAACCCTTGTCACTTTCCTGCACGAAGGAACGCGCCGGTCCTACAACGTACTGGCCTCCGTATGCGTGTATATTTTCGCGGTTTCGCCGTCCGAACTGTCCCCACCGCCCGTCAAAAATCAACGGTGTCCGAAAAGGCGAGTACATACGCATGTGCTCCAGATATGATGACGGCATGAGCACCTACCACGCACGATTTCATCTTTAACATCATCGGACAGTAACAAAGCGAGAATCGTGTTCTTCAAGATTTGGGTCTTTGTCGTTGTATGAATCCATAACATCAAAGTCTCGCGATCGGGAGCGGTCACTGTTGACCGAAAATTTCGCGAAGACCTTTCAAAACAAATCGATCCTCACTAGCGGCTGTACTGAGCCAGTACAAGTGGTCCAGAGAACTCGCGAAAAATGCTTGGGTTCGGTACAACGACTTCAAAAATCTAAACAGCACACGGTAAGTGTTGTGCATTGAGAGTCCAGAAATTCACAGGACAAGGGTAAAAACTCTATGAcatgagaagaaaacaaacctGTTTTTTGTGGGGCGAGCCCCGCTACATATACGCATGTGCATTTAAAGAAATGTGGAGATGTGGGCACGTAGACAAGATTGTACGCCCCCGCGGAAACCACGGAAATTCTACAGACAAAGCGCCAGACCGGTGCCTGCGAACACTGGGGAAGATACCGCTAGTCGCTCTACGTCATGATATAACGCATCGATTTCTGGACTTGGACGACGACGTTGATCGCTGCACGACAGCCACAAAGATAACACAACAAGCGAGGAAGGATTCTTTGCTGTTGAAGCTTCCGCCGGATGCGCGTTTGTTCGACAGAGGTACACTCTTTCAGTCGTGCGGCATAATGCAAATTTCACAAAATAGATTCAATACAGGCTTGCAGTGTTTGGTTACAAAATAAGCAGTGAGGCCCCGAATCCGCCTGCCCCCGTCAGCGTACTCTACCAGTCCTATAAAAAGAGATAGGAACGGTAGAGATACAGAACAGTTGCCGAAATACAATAGGTTCAGGTAATGTTTGTTCTGCGAAGTAGGTCTCTTGCACACGCAGTCAACTGCATTGTTTACAAACGTCTTCCTGTGTGATGTAGTGAGCACTACAGTGGCATACGATCACTTTTCGTGGTGAGTGTGCGTGTCAATCGCCTCCCTCCGTAGCTCGTTCGACGTCTTTCACTGGTCTCCCGATATACGAACTTACTTGCTGCTTTGTTAACTGCGGCGCGGGCGGCCCTAAAAATAAAAACAAGGTACAGTCGTAGTGCGTTGCTTTCAGAGGTCAGTCCGCAAGAAGGCAACACAATATACTCATCCCGAACTTTCGCCTGAATCCCTCTCTTTATCTTCCGGCGGACACACCATCAAGCTTCTGGCCGCTGAGTCGTTTCTCCAGACGGAACAGAAAATGCACTGGGATCCTGATTTCGTCGTGGAGTGTGGTTTGACGAATCTGCAGCGTTGGTATATCGTTTTCTTTTGAGCTTACCTTTGGCACTCGAGGCGGCACTCTTCGCTACCTTTGGTGGTGTTGTTTTTTCACctccagaggaagagacggagctGTGCAATTTGAAGAGGTGGAAACTTCGAGCTcgttgctgcttctctctgcgagCCTGTTGGACTCTCTGACAGTCATGGTCTTCCTGAAGACGGTGCTTCAAACAAACATTCTGGTCGCATGCTTTGCAGTGGTAAGTCGTGATATCTGTGAGGCGCTGAACCGCAGACACAGTCTCACCCAGCAAACGCAATAATAAAATCATTCGAGTCTACACACAAACATGGCGTTACTTGCCTCTTCGAGCCTCTAGGCCACTACGCCTGAGTCGCCTGGTCAAAAACAGCCCCGGCACGGATACTGGGTGGCGGGAAGCACCTGAACAGAAACGCACTTTCTACATCCAACAGCTTAGTGGAAggcgttctctctccgaaaagaacagaaggGTCACTCTCTTCTATGTACCCAGCTGGCTGTTTTCAGGTGTATGCCTTGCATTGACGTGTCATCCCCCACAGCCTGACAGCTGGCGTCGTTATAACGACAGCAGTTCATGAACAAGCGTGCGCATGGGTGAATCACTCCAAGTGGACCCTTTCCCAATGTGtccagaagaaacaaaaaccCATCGGATCAATTTTCCAAACAGGCTGACGCGCTGCGGTACTTgcctctctgcagcctctgATAGGGCAGGCGCAACCCCTCAGCTGACGACGTCGTTCCTCGTACTTCTCCGGCTGGCACGTCGGCCTGTGTCGTTCCGCCGCTGaggcctctccttcttcatttctctgacgaaaacgaaacacaAAAGGGGAATCTGGCAGCAGGGTATACGAACGAGCTCTTTCATCTCCACATCTCTCACGGTAGTATTGCCTGCGACACGTGTCGCTGAGCGTGGCTGCGGAAGAACCGCGAAAGAGttgagagacaagcagagaagtCCTTCCTACGGAGTGGTTACAGAAGCACCTCCTAACATGTCAAGACTGCCGTTCTCGTCATTGCAACTGGCCCGCTGCAGTGGGCGCTCTCGCATGTCCCAGTGAGTAGAGACGTCACACGACAGCAGTACGTCGAAGAATCATGTGGAGGCAGGAACGCCGGAACCGCAACGCACTGATGGATGTGTCAAAGCATGTTCGAAAGTAACAGATCCTATACTTTTTGGGATGTGGTATGCTTTGTCGAAAACTTACCATGGGAATGGCTTCCAGACACGTCGGGCATACGTACACACGCCGATCTCCGGAGCGAATTCGCGGGCAATTGTGGCTCTCCGGAACGTAGTGGTCAACGCAGAACTGAGAAAGCGGgtgaaaaggaaggaagagactaCACTGGTGATGCAGGACGAGGAAAATCCGGAGAGGAAATGGGTGCGGTGCTGCCAGAGCTAAAAAGAATTTGTTCACTACGCTGAACAGACTGTGAACATGTCCAAGGCACGCCAATCGATGCAGCAGTATCCCGCATTCCCTCCTTGGCAAGCCCCTCGAAGCCCAACAGGGTGTGTCCTCCAAGTGACGTGTCTTGCCCTCGAGAGGCCAGCATTAGAAACTCACCACTTTGCCGCATTTGTTGCAGTGGAACGGAAGGAAATCCCTCATGCCACACAAAGCCTGACTGCAGACGTCGCCTTTATCTGAAAAGACCGCCATTATGGAAAAAGGGGATGCCGAACATACAAAACCTTCTACACACGAATGAGGTCTGTTTCTTGGACCGGGTCTTGCACCACGCCAAAACGCGACATTAATCAGGTGTCATCTGATCCCTGACTACGTCACGAGTGTAGAGCGCTTGCGGAGCATGCTGATATAGAAGGCTCAGCTGCTGTAAGGATATAAGACACAGGGTGCCTTCCACCAAGCCGCGGGTTGTCCAACGTCTCGTTCAACGGCCTGTAACAAACGGAGTGGTGGTTTCTCGCAGCTCCTGAATCCAGTCGGAGAGCAACACTTGTATACAAAGGTTAAACTTTCCACCTTCCACTGGCGGATTCCGCaacaag from Toxoplasma gondii ME49 chromosome VIIa, whole genome shotgun sequence carries:
- a CDS encoding translation elongation factor 2 family protein, putative (encoded by transcript TGME49_205470) — translated: MHPSGGQFVPTPQRHGPDLTKSWGLINRDFALRTREWAVSQRSLVFPVAVAAVRGETAPIAGRASQCPRLLVPFSWVLFLEQRPELSLTKVVFLLWNLYFVSLSPLRPFTGSLHPRPVVKMVNFSVEQMREIMGNPKNIRNMSVIAHVDHGKSTLTDSLVSKAGIISAKAAGDARFTDTRADEQERCITIKSTGISMYFEHDMEDGKGAQPYLINLIDSPGHVDFSSEVTAALRVTDGALVVVDTIEGVCVQTETVLRQALAERIRPVLHVNKVDRALLELQMDGEEIYQTFSRTIENVNVIISTYNDELMGDVQVYPEKGTVSFGSGLHGWAFTVERFSKIYAKKFDVPKEKMMERLWGNNFYNAKEKKWTKTQSENTRRAFCQFIMDPICTLFTSIMNDEKEKYTKMLGSLGIELKGDDRDLTGKALLKRVMQLWLPAGDTLLEMVVRHLPSPFAAQKYRVENLYEGPMDDEAAQGIRNCDPNAPLMMYVSKMVPTSDKGRFYAFGRVFSGTVATGQKVRIQGPRYVPGEKTDLYIKSIQRTVIMMGKYVEHVQDVPCGNTCCLVGVDQYLLKSGTLTTLDTAHNIADMKYSVSPVVRVAVKPKDNKELPKLVEGLKKLSKSDPLVVCTTEESGEHIIAGCGELHVEICLKDLRDEYAQIDFTVSDPVVSYRETVSAPSHMTCLSKSPNKHNRLYMVAEPFPDGLADAIEAGQVNARDDPKERANALAEKFDFDKNAALKIWCFGPETTGANMLIDTTQGVQYLNEIKEHCNSAFQWASKEGVLCEENMRGIRFNLTDVTMHADAIHRGAGQIMPTCRRVLYACQLASAPRLQEPMFLVDITCPQDAVGGIYSTLNTRRGHVFHEEQRSGTPLVEIKAYLPVAESFGFTTALRAATSGQAFPQCVFDHWSTLNGDPLEKGSKMEELVHNIRTRKNLKPEIPPFENYYDKL
- a CDS encoding AN1 family Zinc finger domain-containing protein (encoded by transcript TGME49_205460), whose protein sequence is MAVFSDKGDVCSQALCGMRDFLPFHCNKCGKVFCVDHYVPESHNCPRIRSGDRRVYVCPTCLEAIPMRNEEGEASAAERHRPTCQPEKYEERRRQLRGCACPIRGCRERLTDITTYHCKACDQNVCLKHRLQEDHDCQRVQQARREKQQRARSFHLFKLHSSVSSSGGEKTTPPKVAKSAASSAKGPPAPQLTKQQRSTSSSKSRNRCVIS